Proteins encoded together in one Thermophilibacter immobilis window:
- the holA gene encoding DNA polymerase III subunit delta translates to MAQGAALLPAYLAVGPDELKRRQVAARLRARVDEAFSAFDIEELTASANLDPDAVVSSLNTLPMGGSLRVVVIEGAERLPKAVSEALVAYLADPNPRCTLALLATTLAKTTRLYKAVAKMGPKAVISCAAKRGRDLPPYVQKLACSHGVSIDADAARELVARAGESTTMLDTQIRSLAALLGGSGAITRAFVEEHVARVAEVKPWEFLDRVSERDVGHSLALYHLLDGSALGLLSLVTTRLTELVCARSLAARGQPNLLAGELKKADWQVRNHVRWTRGFSDGELEGLLGACADAERALKSGADSNAVMVPLVALICGATTAQ, encoded by the coding sequence ATGGCACAGGGCGCGGCGCTGCTTCCGGCGTACCTGGCGGTGGGCCCCGACGAGCTCAAGCGCAGACAGGTCGCGGCCCGTCTGCGCGCCCGCGTGGACGAGGCGTTCTCCGCCTTCGACATCGAGGAACTCACGGCCTCGGCGAACCTGGACCCCGACGCCGTGGTCTCGTCGCTCAACACGCTGCCCATGGGGGGGTCCCTGCGCGTCGTCGTCATAGAGGGCGCCGAGAGGCTTCCCAAGGCGGTCTCGGAGGCCCTCGTCGCCTATCTCGCCGACCCCAATCCCCGCTGCACCCTGGCGCTTCTCGCGACGACCCTCGCCAAGACGACCCGCCTGTACAAGGCCGTCGCCAAGATGGGCCCCAAGGCCGTCATATCCTGCGCGGCCAAGAGGGGGCGCGACCTGCCGCCCTACGTGCAGAAGCTCGCCTGCTCCCACGGCGTCTCGATCGATGCGGACGCCGCGCGCGAGCTCGTGGCACGCGCGGGGGAGTCCACCACCATGCTCGACACCCAGATTCGCTCGCTCGCGGCGCTTCTCGGCGGCTCGGGCGCCATCACGCGCGCCTTCGTGGAGGAGCACGTCGCCCGCGTCGCCGAGGTCAAGCCCTGGGAGTTTCTCGACAGGGTCTCGGAGCGCGACGTCGGGCACTCCCTGGCCCTCTATCACCTGCTCGACGGGTCGGCCCTGGGGCTGCTGTCGCTCGTGACCACGCGTCTCACGGAGCTCGTGTGCGCCCGCTCGCTCGCGGCGCGTGGCCAGCCCAACCTCCTGGCGGGCGAGCTCAAGAAGGCCGACTGGCAGGTCAGAAACCACGTTCGCTGGACGCGCGGGTTTTCCGACGGGGAGCTCGAGGGGCTTCTCGGCGCCTGCGCGGACGCCGAGCGGGCGCTCAAGTCAGGTGCTGACTCCAATGCCGTAATGGTCCCTCTCGTCGCGCTCATCTGCGGGGCCACCACTGCCCAGTAG
- the rpsT gene encoding 30S ribosomal protein S20, with translation MANIKSQKKRIITAEKARQRNKAVRSELKTAVKAVHVAVEASDAQAAQTAANKAGRLLDKAASKGIIHKNQASQRKSGVQKLVNTVK, from the coding sequence GTGGCTAACATTAAGTCTCAGAAGAAGCGCATCATCACGGCTGAGAAGGCTCGTCAGCGTAACAAGGCCGTCCGATCCGAGCTCAAGACCGCCGTCAAGGCCGTCCACGTCGCCGTTGAGGCCTCCGACGCCCAGGCCGCTCAGACCGCCGCCAACAAGGCGGGCCGCCTGCTCGACAAGGCTGCTTCCAAGGGCATCATCCACAAGAACCAGGCCTCCCAGCGCAAGAGCGGCGTCCAGAAGCTCGTCAACACCGTCAAGTAG